In Portunus trituberculatus isolate SZX2019 chromosome 28, ASM1759143v1, whole genome shotgun sequence, the genomic stretch TCAAAGTCTTCAAGAACTCTTGGTAGCGACGAACCCTCCTCCTATGCAGCATCTGTGGCCACATGTAAGCTTTCTGCACTGTTATCTCCTACTAGTGGTGCTGACTCCTACATTAGTTATGCTTAGGGTTAAACACAAAACTTCCTGACACTAATGTATGGGGGGAGTCTCTCAGTAGAAACAGGACATCTGACTAGTTTTTCATTTGATCAGAGTCACTTGACCAGCTAGGGCATTATGACTGATCAGGTTACTTGATCAGGTCAGGGAGGACTGCTGACTAGGTGGGGTAGAACTACTGACCAGGATATTttctattaaattttaatgacCATTATATATATCTTGTATTCAATATCTTTTAAGTGgtcattaaaatttaatagaaAATATCCTGGTTAATAGTCCTACCCCACAGGGTCAGCAGTCCTCCCTGACCTGGTCAAGTAACCTGGCCAGCCATCATACACTAGCTGATCAAGTGACTCTGGTCAAATGTCCTGTTCCCGTCCAAGGGATACGAACTgatcaaaactaacctaacccctgAACCTCACGGGGGGCCACGGATACTGATCAAACCTTACCTCACACAGCCCTGAACGGCACTATCATTGTATGTCTATACTATGGTAGTGTTCATTGATGTTCAATCAACAAACAGCTGAGAAATTAGAATTTACATTTTGTAATAAGGGTGCTAAGCACTCCTGAAAGGCTTGTCAAGAGTACCTTAAACCATAAAAGATTGCAATTCCAGTGTACCTACCCTTCGTCTTACTTTTTATCCCTGTTCTCCGAGTAACGCCTTACATCTCCTCCTATGGCCTGTGTTCCCTTCAGCTGGATTGAGTTTTGTTCTTAGTCTGTCATTGCTGACGGAGCAACagaggtttgtttgtttggcaCGGAATATTGTTGTTGCCTTCGAAACGGCACTTCTTGACGTTATCGTCCCTGACGTATCCCTTCCTATTTAATCTCCTTCGTCTCTTCTCGTTCTCAgtgtctttcattattcttctctttcctcttattaaaTGAAATGTATGCAATGTTCtcttttacaaaaaaaaaagtgctaaagagaaaaagagatggtgggagggggggagaCATCCACGAGcagataaaaaaatgacaagtcAGATCGAAAGCCGGCCGATAATCAGGAGTGGGTGATACTATGGAAATATAGCGTGATGTGGTGTAAGCAAGGGTTCTCTAGACTTCTTTAGTAGAAGGAGTACGATAACGCTGTACCAATTGTAACATTCTACGTTTACGCTCCAAACTATTGtatcaagtagtagtagtagtagtagtagtagtagtggcacaAAATCAGTATTTCACGTTAATACGCTCCTATCTACAATCAAATAAACATTAAAACAACACCAGCAATCGCGATCGGCATCCCAAATGTTCTACCTACTTAATGCCTCATAAAATCCATCAAAGTCTATCTTGAGTATGATATAGTAGTCTACTTGTCTTATCAGCATTTTCCCTCCGGAGCTAATTGTTTGTTGACatgtacagtacacacacacacacacacacaccgcgtagtgtagtggttagcacgctcgactcacaatcgagagggccgggttcgagtcccggtaagcggcgaggcaaatggatgggcaagcctcttaatgtgtagcccctgttcacctagcagtaaataggtaagggatgtaactcgaggggttgtggcctcgctttcccggtgtatggagtgtgttttgtggtctcagtcctaaccgaagatcggtctatgagctctgagctcattccgtaatggggaagactggctgggtgaccagcagacgaccgtggtggtggtgaattatacacacacacacacacacacacacatatatatgatgCAACACTTAAAGATCGTCTGTCGTCAACCCGTTTGTGGGATTTCCTGGTAATAGAAAGTGAAGCTTACGTATATGTAGTCCAGCTGAAGCTAGCCCACATCACGTATTTACACTTAAACAGTTCCAATAAGTTAGTCGGATGCATTACATCCATTTATGATAATATTCGGAAACGTTTCAGTATCGCACCTAGACTACTTTCAAAAGTGCTACCATAGTTGAATTAATACGGAAACAAAAAACCCGCTAATCACTTATGCAGCCTTtgaaattggtggtggtgagagcaaaaTTTTTGAGAACACGGGTCAACATCATGTCATGTGGTATTATGACATGGAACAGGACACATCACCATTGAAAACGTGTCTTATCACCGTGGAGAGTATTGCACCATGTTAGATGAGCGAGGTAGGATGCTCGGCCCGCTCGCTCGCCTATCCAGTCCCACACAACCTCCAACTCAAGACGGATCGTAGTAAGCAACTCATGAGATAAATGTGGACAGAACTATTCTTCAGAGTGTATCTTATTGTTGAAGTGACATATTTTGATGTGGTAATGACAAGAAACACCTCCAGCATGAATTGACAGGACAAAGAATGCTCTGTACTGATAATGCAGGGCAGTGCATACTGCATAGTACATACCGTCTTACCCTTGGCTGTGTGGTATCCCACCGGTGGTGCAATACTACATGAAAGACATGTCAGGCGTTTATACAATAATTGAAGCCAGCATCagcaaaataagagaaggatatCAAAATAGCAAGATATTCTATAGAAGTTGAGATGACATCGGCCGGTCTTCAGTGCAAATAATTCACCTTTGAAGCACTACAAAACAAGGGGTGAAGGAAGCAAGACGATAAAAAGAGCAGAGGAAAAAACATTGATACCGCAAGATCACGAAGTCGGAAAACAATATCTCTAAGCAATTCAAGGAATCGGACAGAGCGTGCGCCTGCCTATTGAGGGCGGCTGGCTGCTCAACTCCTTGGCTAATATCTCGGCATTCAGCCTGACCACGGCTAAAATCACCATGGAGAAGACGGAGACCAGGGCACAGGACATTGGAGGTGAGTTTGAGCGGCTTTTGTTTCCCATGCACAAAGACTGAAGGGAGAATAGGTACGTTTATCGGATGAGTCAGACAGGTACGTACTTGGGATGCGTCATACTTGAACATTGTCCCGTCACATGCCTCACCCCGCTGGCACACACCCACCGCCTTACcaatactttcctttttttgtgatGTGTACGGGGTAATGTACTTTGTGACCTCTCTTGCAGATAACCTTAATAACAAAGATGCGGGAAATGATAACCCTGCTCGCATTCGACTTTTGATAAACGACACCATATATGATTATAAATTTCTGCTTAAGTTATTTAATCCTGTTTGTATCTATTTCTACACTTTTAGACCGGCTTCACTACACTAGTACTGTGATGACACCATGATATATTTCCTGTTTCAGTTATTCACTCTAGTTTTTATCTCCTGCACAGGCTTAATTTTACTAATACACAGCGGGGCTCTTAACCTACGTACCTGCGTGGTGTCAGCATTGTATACGGGTTTACCTTAGTGATAGGTTGATCAACACGTGGGGGAGTGACGTATCTCGGAATTTACCATGGGGGATAATGATTTGTATCTCTGGATGTTGCCACGCAAATATACTAGTTAATAACGCTCTTATAGATAACAACTGCCAAGAAGTGAACATTTTTAAAGCCATGCACAAGTTTCAATTATATGTATGCTCTTATCTTCattgtagtgaaaaaaaaatcaaatagataaataaatgcttCACATGATTACTTCTTCAGACAACCGCAGTGACATTCCTTTGCTATTTATTGATGTTAGTGACCTTCAGGAATCTAGGAATGCAGTATGAATATCATTGGTTCATGTGGGGGTGGATCAGTGTATCAGAGAGAGCCCAACATTAGCATCCTTATATGTGAAGGTAGTCTTATCTCATCAACACACTACAGCCCTTGACGTTATCCAATATCATGGATTTTCATGTTGAGTTGCTGAttattgaaaaaagaagagataactgCAGTGACATACAATACATTTGTATGATTGAAATACCACAATGTTATGCAATCACTACATGGGTGAAAGACTGGAGAAATGATATctaaagaaaatcaaattatAATTGTTTGTACCATTAAATTGATGTAACATTGTGCAACCATCAGCTACACAGATGCAAgtttgcaggaaaaaaaaatagtttacttACTGTTTACTTACATACTAATGGATGATAAACAAATATCAAGACTCAATATTTATGGTAACAATCTTTGGTTTCCTTATGAGAACATATTATCATGCTCATGAATGTTTATTGTTTGCTGACTACAAATGCGTGATAGTCATACAAAAAAACCAGTCAAACTTAATATATGAACGAAGTCTTCACCTTATAATGGTAGTTCTATTGAATAAGAATCTGTTTAATTAAGATGATTGATATGATCACTGAACTTACAGCACAAAGAAAAGTAAACTACCAATAATATCAGACTTATGTTGCAGTGACCTTAGTTCACAATACCCTCTCCTTTCCAGAGATGACAGAGCCTCAGATGACACAGGCAGAGTTCACTGATAAGATGGAGACTCACCAGGCCTTCATACATGGCAAGTCAGCTGAACTGGTGAGTAAAGAGTGACATTGCACCCTCCTGTAACCTCACtactctttttcatcatcatcatctctctctctctctctctctctctctctctctctctctctctctctctctctctctctctctctctctctctctctctctctctctcacaaatatGTTTCATCATGTATTTTTTAAGTCAATCAAATTTGACTTTTTAATAATGTTTGGAGCAGCATGATAGCTGTTCAGATACAATGATACAAAGCTGCCtacgaaaaattaaataaaagtgtttgaatttagttttgtattttttcatagttttatacagtatattttttcatagttttataagatatttgttttattatgagATATTTGAATAGTAATCTAGTTATTGTTCTCTGGACAGACCCGTCTGATGGACACCCTGAAGATAGTGCGTGAGAGCAAAGAGCCATTGACACAGGTCAAGAACTCCCTGCAGGAAGAAATCAACACCTGTAACAAGGCCATTAATGCTGTATCTGAGGAAGTCACTCATCTAAaacagaaggtgtgtgtgtgtgtgtgtgtgtgtgtgtgtgtgtgtgtgtgtgtgtgtgtgtgtgtgtgtgtgtgtgttcatacatAGTTTTGAAATCATTTATGCATTGCCATGTTGTGGTCAATGTTAGGTTACCACGAAGAGGGCACAGAGTAGCAGTGTCGTTTGttcaggaactctttcacactGTCTTCTCAGGGGAGTTAATGAAAACTCAGCTagggttttccttatattaacaatacagttatttacattacacaaggatagtcttgtacacacacacacagtccacagctCCCTGGCAAACGCCCAGGGGAGCACAACGGCCAGCCTGTGTGTTTATCAGACTCCAACTAACGTAGCTCTGTCTTGTCAATCTTTCGTCAGCAAAAACTCACCGACACCGGTGACTGACTcatatattaaccccttcgcgccggatgttaaaaaagcctgcctgtatgatatacgggtggtagtgccgcgccgGCGGAAACtcttgcaagcttgtcatacttgtcgcctttgtgtattatgctgctatttttagtcactatatcgccttcgaagaggaaagtggacacttctctcttcggagaaaaagagagagagagagagagagagagagtgtgacatttgctaatattttagatacAAGCGGGACGCaagtagcttatctttcgagaggaagaggggagggagggagggagagagagagagagagagagagagagagagagagagagagagagagagagagagagagaaaatttgttttttttttgtgttgtgtgtgtgtgtgtgtgtgtgtgtttcacgaatgttacaaggcggacgcatgtaacttatctttcgagagggagagggggatggagggaagggagatggggagggaggaaagggagatggggagggaggaaagggagatggggagggaggaaagggagatggggagggaggaaagggagataggaggaggaaagggagatagggagggaggagagagagaggagggagagagagagagagagagagagagagagagagagagagagagagatgggaacagtctatgccattgggtaattttagacacaaggcgggatgcatgtagcttatctttagtgattggtggagacaaggatggtgggaggagcactaggatttcaaagacagcatacggcgtgtgtagttggtatccaacacactatatgggacaactgaactgaagaaagctcagaaaagaaatatgacgcctacgtaggcgtcaccgtatttgcttcTGGcacttcatgacgcctacataggcgtcaccgtattgaaggggttaaagaacagttacaaatgcattgattacaatagttaaagtattacttaattataaatgaaagaaatcaaatatatgatagtactgaatatatgtctatgctgttataattaaatatatataatccagagtttcccacactgagcctgtgggaacgtatactgacttagcataagaagtgcttgcatatgaaaatgaaaggatgtgctTCTCGCTAAGATCAGCCTTGCTTCTAAcggctgtgtgtagaaacaaggaagaaaaatagttatatacaattcataccctaacagCCAGCCAAATTGTACCATATATTCATCCATGATTTGAATACAAGTGTCACATATCTATGGCCATCATCAGCATTCTAGCAAGAAATTAATTTGGTCCATCTATTTATGTCCTTTTATAATGACTGTTTCTAAGAATTCCTGCCCCCCTTCAGAGTGACAGGAGCAAATACCAATGCACTCTCTCCTTTGCTGACCACCACTGTACACTTCACCTTACAGCTGAGGTACCATAGTGTGAAGCAAATCCTTGACAACATAGAACGACTGGAGTATCAGCTTCGCAACAACAACTTCAAGCCCAGGGAGGAACAGAAGATCCTTGATGAGATCTCAATGCTCCAGAAGTCCATCCGAACCCTCCGGGAGTATGAGGCCAAACAGGTGAGGCTTTGTTGCTCAGGTGCTTGTTGTATATGCCAGTAATACTGAGATGTTGGAAGATTACATATTCACCAGATAAAAGAGATGACATAGGTGTCAAGGAAAATGTAATTGGATCTATTGTAATATGGAATTTGTACCTTActccatttttctctgtttcagACTGAGAACAAAAAGTACCGTGCAGAACGAACTAGACtgatagaggaaagaaacaacaacTACTCCAAGATCAGGACTCTTTATGCCAAGGAGGATGAGATTAAGAAGGAAATAGCAGTTCTGCGTGGGGACATTTCTGCCAGTAGGAAATGTAAGAAGTCAAGGAAGCATTGTAGAGTAGTGCCACCTTGGTACAGGGATGAGGGTATTGTTGCAGCAGTTTTCTAAATTTTCCCTTTATGATAATGATTTCCCTATTTTTTGCTATACATCATCTGGATtctgtccctctgtctgtcCAGCCATTGATCAGTTGCGGCAGCTGCGGCCAAAGCTAGAGCAGGAGTGGACAGCTCAGCAGCGTAAGCTACAGGCGGCACGCAACAAACGCTATGAGGAGAAGAAGCGCTTGCGGCAGGAACAAATACGGGAGcgacaggaggagaaaaggaagcttTGGTAAGGATGCAGTGACTCACTGAATGCATTTTGTAGCTGCTTCTAGATGTATTAACTACTCAGCCATTTGTTGCCTTTTTATACAAATAGCTAGGCAAGGCTTGGACACATATAAAGAAGGACTTAGTTTATTAATGTTACATATCGTTATGTGCAACTTTTGAGGTTCCTCTTCAGAAAATGTGTATTTTGTGGTACTGGCCTCTTGAGAGTCTTTAGTTATTCCTGTTACCAAACCTGTGCAGTACTTCTCAGTCGTGCTCAGTTTTGGATCTTTCTTTCATAGTTTTAATTGTTATAAACAGGAATGCTGTTTAGAAACTTTATAAGTGGCATTTTCCTTAACTCTTCAGGGAGGAATATGAAGCAAGCCGGGAACcgtacgaggaggagaagaacctTTGTCGACTCCTCATCAATTACTTGCAGTCCAGTGTGAGCAACAGCACTCCCACTCCCAGCACCCCAGCCTCCATCACCTCCCGGCACTCAAGCTCCAGCACTCCCAGCCTCACTCCTGCCACCACTCCGTCCCAGCCACCCCCATCTTTCCCCTCATGCAGCTCTACAGAGGCATTCAGCTTTCCCTCAAAGTGTAAGGACATGGTGCCTCCAGAGTCATCTGGCGCTTACTACTGTAAACCCAAGGATGAAAATGCCTTGACCAGAGTGAGCAAGCGAGAGAAGGCCAAGGTGAGAAGGGAACATAGGCTGGCAAATCGCACAAAAGAGTTACCGCACACACCTGATGTGCTCCTGAAGTTCAGCAAGCTGTCCATCACTCCACCCAGGAACACAGAGCAGATCCCTGGGGTGATAGTTATGCTGCAGGACCAACTTCAGCACTTCCACTCATTAGCACTGAGTGAAGGCACCAGCAAACAGATTGATGGCAGTGTGGATAACACAAACAAGGCCAAGGGTGTAGCTAAAAGCTCCAGACCCAAGAGCTTGCTTATAATGTCTTGCTCCCAGACCActtctgccatcaccaccaccaccactaccaccaccatgacatCCACCACATTTACTGGGCAGGAGCTCACcagtgaagtgaaagaaaatggccagctccctcccatcactcccaccgctgcctcctcttcctctgctgtCAATGTGTACAGTGTGACTACTCCGGTGTCAGTGCCAGCAATAAATGTGGTGGCACCTGGTGCATCGTGGGGAGTTAGTGTTATTCCTAACCATGCACCTAAAGACAGTTTAAGTGAAAGCAGTGTTAGTAGTCCAACAAACACTGAGCCTATGTACAATGGCATTTCTCACGCTATCAATGGAATGCGGCATGAAGTAAACTCGGTACCAGAGCTACAGATGTGCTCAGATATCCTGTCGGCAGGGAACAGCGACTCTTACTTTTCTGGACCAATATCATACACCTGCAGTGTGGTAGAGGGAAAGAGTTTGAAGGAACCAAACAATAATGGTGGCTTTAGCTATGCTGCAGTTGCAGCAAAGGTAAAGCCACTTGAGTTTTGAGCTGTAGTTAGATAGCTTGAGCTTATTTATTAATGCTTTATTTGTATTGCTACCAAAGATAAGTTTTGAATACTTGTTTGCTGAATGCTGTTCTGTATAGACTTCATTATTGTTTGCATTTGTATTATGAATGATGCATTGATGCTAGCTTATTTTGTGCAGGAGGAACAACTTTCATATGAATGAAAACTAATGTGGTGGTTCTTGTGGGAAATCAGTGTTAGATGGTTGATCTTCATCATCCATGTAGAGTAAGAGTTCAGTGCTCAAAGGAACATAACAATAGTCTGGAGAATGAAGTGGAGGTGTAGGAGGTGCAAGAGGAAGACCACCACAGATAGGACAGTGCCGAAGTACATGAGAAATTAaggtgtgtgtgaagaggaatATAGATTAGTTGTGCTCATCCATGGGGGAAGGTGTCACACAAATATGTTGCTTATTTAACTGCATTTATTACTCAACTAATTATCTAGTCACTAGTCTTAGTTATTTAATGTTGATAATGTTTATGTTGTTTTAAGGAAATGACTTTTGCtactgtttttatatttatattgttttatatgctaaaaagaatatatatgatGTTGCCCCAAAATGTGTCATACTCTCCCCCTCCATGAATGTGCCTCTTACAGGAACACTGATTCATTTCAGAAGATAATCCTTCTGTTGATGGCCAGCATGGAACACAATGCCCTCCACATGTGTACAGTACTCCCAACCAAAACATCCATCCTTGAAATAATACTAAA encodes the following:
- the LOC123510331 gene encoding bromodomain-containing protein DDB_G0280777-like — protein: MEKTETRAQDIGEMTEPQMTQAEFTDKMETHQAFIHGKSAELTRLMDTLKIVRESKEPLTQVKNSLQEEINTCNKAINAVSEEVTHLKQKLRYHSVKQILDNIERLEYQLRNNNFKPREEQKILDEISMLQKSIRTLREYEAKQTENKKYRAERTRLIEERNNNYSKIRTLYAKEDEIKKEIAVLRGDISASRKSIDQLRQLRPKLEQEWTAQQRKLQAARNKRYEEKKRLRQEQIRERQEEKRKLWEEYEASREPYEEEKNLCRLLINYLQSSVSNSTPTPSTPASITSRHSSSSTPSLTPATTPSQPPPSFPSCSSTEAFSFPSKCKDMVPPESSGAYYCKPKDENALTRVSKREKAKVRREHRLANRTKELPHTPDVLLKFSKLSITPPRNTEQIPGVIVMLQDQLQHFHSLALSEGTSKQIDGSVDNTNKAKGVAKSSRPKSLLIMSCSQTTSAITTTTTTTTMTSTTFTGQELTSEVKENGQLPPITPTAASSSSAVNVYSVTTPVSVPAINVVAPGASWGVSVIPNHAPKDSLSESSVSSPTNTEPMYNGISHAINGMRHEVNSVPELQMCSDILSAGNSDSYFSGPISYTCSVVEGKSLKEPNNNGGFSYAAVAAKVKPLEF